From the Vibrio metoecus genome, one window contains:
- the tilS gene encoding tRNA lysidine(34) synthetase TilS yields MSDLYPHFVQQLARYPFRKLVLALSGGVDSRVLLSLLARGRDEFGWDVEAVHVHHGLSSNADQWAQDCQTWCQVANISCQIERVQLTLGSGESIEKMAREARYQALSQHVGSDTLLLLGQHADDQLETFLLALKRGSGPKGLSAMAAYAPFAQGHLARPLLTISRQDIEAYAMQNKLSWVTDESNLDTRYERNFLRHHITPALTERWPSIRQAVQRSAELCAEQEALLQELLADALKRAITEDGGLSIPTLTESSEAARRQLIRAWFAHHRLPMPSRQHTERIWCEVALASEDANPKIKLNSIEVRRFQQCLYLVLPEIDLSGWRSTLVPEQLLLLPQGLGHLQLSIKASGNIKLPDDPSQLWISFDPQGLEACPVGRSGSRKLKKLFQEYGVPSWLRRQIPILMYQDRVVSVADLFVDRDWNGQDCELVWFKSSNSVPK; encoded by the coding sequence ATGAGCGATCTTTATCCCCATTTCGTGCAGCAATTAGCGCGTTACCCCTTTCGTAAATTAGTGCTGGCGTTAAGCGGTGGGGTGGATTCGCGAGTTTTACTCTCGTTGTTAGCTCGTGGGCGTGATGAGTTTGGTTGGGATGTAGAAGCGGTTCATGTACACCATGGGCTGAGTTCGAATGCGGATCAATGGGCGCAAGATTGCCAAACTTGGTGCCAAGTAGCCAACATTTCATGCCAAATTGAGCGCGTACAATTGACGCTCGGCAGTGGTGAAAGCATTGAAAAAATGGCACGTGAAGCGCGTTATCAAGCACTATCTCAGCATGTGGGTTCAGATACTCTTTTACTGCTTGGCCAGCATGCAGATGACCAACTCGAAACCTTTTTGCTCGCGTTAAAGCGGGGGAGTGGCCCTAAAGGTTTGTCGGCAATGGCTGCCTACGCGCCTTTTGCCCAAGGCCACTTAGCTCGTCCATTATTGACCATTTCTCGCCAAGATATCGAAGCTTATGCCATGCAGAATAAGCTGAGTTGGGTCACGGACGAAAGTAACTTGGATACGCGTTACGAGCGCAATTTTTTGCGTCATCACATCACGCCCGCTCTTACAGAACGTTGGCCGAGCATTCGCCAAGCGGTACAGCGCAGTGCTGAGCTGTGTGCAGAACAAGAAGCACTCTTGCAGGAACTCTTGGCCGATGCTTTAAAAAGAGCGATTACTGAGGATGGCGGATTATCGATCCCCACACTTACTGAGAGTAGTGAGGCTGCGCGGCGACAGCTGATCCGAGCTTGGTTTGCGCATCACCGACTACCGATGCCGAGCCGTCAACACACGGAACGTATTTGGTGTGAAGTGGCGCTGGCGAGTGAGGATGCTAATCCAAAAATAAAGCTCAATAGCATTGAGGTTCGCCGTTTCCAACAGTGTTTGTATCTCGTACTGCCAGAAATTGATCTCTCAGGTTGGCGCAGTACGTTAGTGCCTGAGCAACTTTTGCTCTTGCCGCAAGGTTTAGGCCATCTTCAGTTAAGCATTAAGGCGAGTGGAAATATCAAGTTGCCCGATGACCCCAGCCAATTATGGATTAGTTTTGATCCGCAAGGGCTAGAAGCTTGTCCGGTAGGACGTAGCGGTTCGCGTAAGTTAAAGAAACTGTTTCAAGAATACGGCGTGCCAAGTTGGCTGCGGCGGCAGATCCCCATCCTCATGTACCAAGATCGGGTGGTCAGTGTTGCGGATTTATTCGTAGATCGTGATTGGAATGGGCAAGATTGTGAGTTGGTTTGGTTCAAATCTTCTAATTCTGTGCCAAAATAA
- a CDS encoding c-type cytochrome, whose translation MGKAIKKMAMALVLGGSLLSGSVLAGDVAAGQAKAAICAACHGMDGIAVIPGYPNLKGQNEQYITTSIKAYKNKERNGGLAVVMQAQAMLLSEDDIANLAAYYSSLK comes from the coding sequence ATGGGGAAAGCAATCAAAAAAATGGCAATGGCACTTGTTCTCGGTGGAAGCTTATTGTCAGGTTCTGTGTTGGCTGGAGATGTGGCCGCAGGGCAAGCTAAGGCTGCGATTTGCGCCGCTTGCCATGGTATGGATGGGATCGCGGTGATTCCGGGTTATCCGAATTTAAAAGGTCAGAATGAACAATACATTACCACCTCGATCAAAGCGTATAAAAACAAAGAGCGCAATGGTGGCCTCGCCGTTGTTATGCAAGCGCAAGCCATGCTATTGAGTGAGGATGATATTGCCAACTTAGCGGCTTATTATTCTAGTCTGAAGTAA
- the glnB gene encoding nitrogen regulatory protein P-II: protein MKKIEAIIKPFKLDDVREALAEVGITGMTVSEVKGFGRQKGHTELYRGAEYMVDFLPKVKLEIVVTDDVADRCVDTIIETAQTGKIGDGKIFITSVERVVRIRTGEEDEDAI from the coding sequence ATGAAAAAAATCGAAGCCATCATTAAGCCATTTAAACTCGATGATGTCCGCGAGGCATTGGCCGAAGTCGGTATCACAGGTATGACCGTGTCTGAAGTCAAAGGATTTGGCCGTCAGAAAGGACACACTGAATTGTATCGCGGTGCCGAGTATATGGTCGATTTCCTGCCCAAAGTGAAGCTAGAAATTGTCGTAACTGATGATGTTGCTGATCGCTGTGTCGATACGATTATTGAAACAGCTCAAACTGGAAAAATCGGTGATGGTAAGATCTTTATCACTAGTGTTGAACGTGTTGTGCGTATTCGTACCGGTGAAGAAGATGAGGATGCGATTTAA
- a CDS encoding endonuclease/exonuclease/phosphatase family protein, producing the protein MKKRYWAIPLLLVALAITAFFSIFTIPSQPELITIGHNQQGEPLLCYQNSHAQILDKSRQINLLVWNIYKQNRPSWQTELSLLSASQQLLLLQEANMNEGLKQWINDNGWDGTQTRAFEAFGEAAGVINLAKVMPMMACAYTQVEPWLRLPKSGIYARYRLSNQQELAVVNLHAVNFTYGTQEYQQQLTALFEELRSFSGPVIVAGDFNSWSEARMALLSANLASIGLQEVVFSPDLRTKFITGMPLDHVFYRGLVLKKAEAPKSDASDHNPLLVSFQLID; encoded by the coding sequence ATGAAAAAACGTTACTGGGCTATACCGCTATTACTTGTGGCGTTAGCGATAACGGCATTTTTCTCCATTTTTACTATACCCAGTCAGCCTGAACTGATCACCATCGGTCACAATCAGCAAGGAGAGCCTCTGCTGTGTTACCAAAATTCTCATGCACAAATTTTAGATAAATCACGACAAATCAATCTATTAGTATGGAATATTTACAAGCAGAATCGTCCGAGTTGGCAAACTGAGCTCTCTTTGCTCAGCGCATCTCAACAATTGTTGCTGTTACAAGAAGCGAATATGAATGAGGGACTCAAACAGTGGATTAACGATAATGGCTGGGATGGAACTCAAACACGTGCGTTTGAAGCTTTCGGGGAGGCGGCAGGAGTCATAAACCTTGCGAAAGTAATGCCGATGATGGCGTGCGCTTACACACAAGTCGAACCTTGGTTGCGGTTGCCTAAATCAGGTATTTATGCTCGTTACCGTTTAAGTAATCAGCAAGAGTTGGCGGTGGTGAATTTGCATGCTGTCAACTTTACCTATGGCACACAAGAGTACCAACAACAGCTAACGGCCCTATTTGAAGAGCTACGTTCGTTTTCTGGCCCTGTCATTGTGGCTGGAGATTTTAACAGCTGGAGTGAGGCTCGCATGGCATTATTGAGTGCTAACTTGGCTTCGATTGGCTTACAAGAAGTGGTTTTTTCCCCTGACCTCCGTACCAAGTTCATTACTGGCATGCCGTTGGATCATGTGTTTTATCGTGGCCTTGTTTTGAAAAAAGCAGAAGCGCCCAAATCGGACGCTTCTGACCATAATCCACTATTAGTAAGCTTTCAGTTAATCGACTAA